From one bacterium Scap17 genomic stretch:
- a CDS encoding metal ABC transporter ATP-binding protein, translating into MSLLSIKNLCVTLGRHRILDAIDLEVERGEIVTLVGPNGSGKSTLLRSIIGAVSPTSGRIYRQQGCRIGYVPQRLSLDPTLPMTVVRFLNLPHRHSRAAVANALAQAGIPGVEQQQIADLSGGQFQRILLARALMDSPDILLLDEATQGLDHRGIADFYRQIDRVRHTLGCGVLMVSHELHVVMRASDRVVCLHGHVCCQGTPERVMASPAYQDLFGLDTADALAFYRHEHSHDHSDSRTHSPAYAAPTCRPSSGPAPAPAAKPVLKQTAQRREPALQLIAPNAEGCH; encoded by the coding sequence ATGTCGCTGTTATCGATCAAGAATCTGTGTGTCACGCTCGGCAGGCATCGTATCCTCGATGCGATCGATCTCGAGGTTGAGCGCGGCGAAATCGTTACCCTGGTAGGCCCCAATGGCTCAGGCAAGTCCACGTTGCTTCGCAGCATCATCGGGGCGGTGTCCCCGACGAGCGGGCGGATATATCGTCAACAAGGCTGCAGAATTGGCTACGTCCCCCAGCGCCTGAGCCTGGACCCGACACTGCCGATGACGGTGGTGCGTTTCCTGAATCTGCCCCATCGCCATTCGCGCGCGGCGGTGGCAAATGCCCTGGCGCAGGCCGGCATCCCCGGCGTCGAGCAACAGCAGATCGCCGACCTCTCGGGGGGGCAATTCCAGCGTATTCTGCTGGCCCGTGCCCTGATGGATTCGCCCGATATATTGCTGCTCGATGAGGCAACCCAAGGGCTGGATCACCGTGGCATCGCGGACTTCTACCGTCAGATCGATCGCGTCCGCCACACCCTCGGCTGCGGGGTACTGATGGTCAGTCACGAGCTGCATGTGGTGATGCGCGCCTCCGACCGTGTCGTCTGCCTGCATGGCCACGTCTGCTGTCAGGGCACGCCTGAGCGTGTCATGGCCTCACCGGCCTACCAGGATCTGTTCGGGCTCGATACCGCTGATGCCCTGGCCTTCTATCGCCATGAGCATTCACACGATCACTCTGACTCTCGCACCCACTCGCCTGCTTACGCTGCGCCCACCTGTCGGCCCTCATCCGGACCTGCACCCGCGCCTGCAGCCAAGCCTGTGCTCAAGCAAACAGCGCAGCGCCGGGAACCAGCGCTCCAGCTCATTGCACCGAACGCAGAGGGATGTCACTGA
- a CDS encoding EamA family transporter, which yields MPSSHLKVLAMTATAPVIWGSTYLVTQTLLPADTPLTAATIRALPAGLLILLWTRQTLSGGGWVKAMVLGTLNIGLFFTCLFAAAYRIPGSMAALLLASQSVWVLLLSRWWLGTGFSMTAAMQCGLGMVGVVLLLNPGQGGLDMTGVGIALLGAVSMAAGIVLSKRWQRPPDVSQLSLTGWQLIFGGLLLLPLAAWSEGIPTNLEPQHLLGYGYLILPGGVLGYGLWFAGIQRLPAFSASLLGIFSPLTATVLGFVWMGESFGPLQWLGTFCIASALTFPLWVSLKRRSAQPSRHELTR from the coding sequence ATGCCATCTTCACACCTGAAGGTTCTCGCCATGACCGCCACGGCCCCGGTCATATGGGGAAGTACTTACCTGGTGACACAGACCCTTCTCCCTGCCGACACCCCACTCACCGCAGCCACCATTCGCGCCCTTCCCGCGGGACTGCTGATTCTGCTCTGGACTCGACAGACCTTGTCGGGAGGGGGGTGGGTGAAGGCCATGGTGCTGGGCACTCTCAATATCGGACTCTTCTTTACCTGCCTGTTTGCCGCTGCCTACCGCATCCCCGGCAGCATGGCCGCCTTACTGCTGGCAAGTCAGTCGGTGTGGGTTCTACTGCTGAGCCGCTGGTGGCTGGGGACAGGCTTCAGCATGACAGCCGCAATGCAGTGTGGACTGGGCATGGTCGGAGTGGTGCTGCTGCTCAATCCCGGTCAAGGTGGGCTGGACATGACAGGGGTCGGGATCGCGCTGCTCGGTGCTGTCTCGATGGCCGCCGGCATCGTACTCAGCAAGCGCTGGCAACGTCCGCCCGACGTCAGTCAATTGAGCCTGACGGGCTGGCAATTGATCTTCGGCGGACTGCTGTTGCTGCCCCTGGCCGCCTGGTCGGAAGGTATTCCGACCAATCTCGAGCCGCAACATCTGCTGGGCTATGGCTACCTGATCCTGCCGGGTGGAGTGCTCGGCTATGGCCTCTGGTTTGCCGGCATCCAGCGATTGCCCGCCTTCTCCGCATCACTGCTGGGTATCTTCAGCCCGCTGACGGCAACGGTGCTGGGTTTTGTGTGGATGGGCGAGTCGTTCGGGCCCCTTCAATGGCTTGGCACTTTCTGCATCGCTTCTGCCCTGACATTTCCCCTCTGGGTATCGCTCAAGCGACGTAGCGCTCAGCCAAGCCGTCATGAGTTGACTCGATGA
- a CDS encoding zinc transporter, which produces MRHRLLPSLSLPLMLAPAVAVAEVPSVPVDIPPVHSLVARVMGELGSPDLVIQSGASPHGYSMRPSEARALSDADVVFFVSDELTPWLAKARASLAAEADAVELMEVPGTLHLTYRSGPTFEAHHHADEASSAHGEEHDEHGGHEAHADHDEHGHDGENPHGWLDPVNAHTWLGAIAESLAAQDPEHAATYRSNAQVGQQELEALTESLSARLAQVQGTRYIVFHDAYQYFEHRFDVPASGAISLGDASTPSPARVKEIQARVKQDDIQCVFREPQYNPALIESVFEGTGVKTSIVFEPLGVGLPLGETLYPQLIERLGQGILRCADA; this is translated from the coding sequence ATGCGCCATCGGTTACTGCCTTCCCTCTCTCTGCCCCTGATGCTGGCACCTGCCGTGGCAGTGGCCGAGGTGCCATCGGTCCCGGTGGACATCCCCCCGGTGCACTCACTGGTGGCACGTGTCATGGGGGAGCTGGGCAGCCCCGATCTGGTCATCCAGTCAGGCGCTTCACCGCATGGCTATTCCATGCGTCCCTCCGAGGCCAGGGCACTGTCCGATGCGGATGTGGTGTTCTTCGTCAGTGATGAGCTGACGCCCTGGCTTGCCAAGGCGCGTGCGTCGCTGGCCGCGGAGGCCGATGCCGTCGAGTTGATGGAGGTGCCGGGCACCCTGCACCTGACCTATCGTTCGGGCCCCACCTTCGAGGCGCATCATCACGCTGATGAAGCCTCTTCCGCGCATGGCGAAGAGCACGACGAGCATGGTGGCCACGAAGCCCATGCGGATCACGACGAGCATGGTCATGACGGCGAGAATCCCCATGGCTGGCTGGACCCGGTGAATGCTCACACCTGGCTGGGCGCCATTGCGGAGTCACTGGCAGCACAGGACCCGGAGCACGCGGCGACCTATCGCAGCAATGCCCAGGTGGGGCAGCAGGAGCTCGAGGCGCTGACCGAGTCACTGTCAGCGCGTCTGGCTCAGGTGCAGGGCACTCGCTACATCGTCTTCCATGATGCCTATCAGTACTTCGAGCACCGCTTCGACGTGCCGGCGTCTGGTGCCATCTCGCTGGGCGATGCCTCCACCCCCAGCCCGGCCCGCGTAAAGGAGATCCAGGCGCGCGTCAAGCAGGACGACATCCAGTGCGTCTTCCGAGAGCCACAGTACAACCCGGCGTTGATCGAGAGCGTCTTCGAGGGAACTGGCGTCAAGACCTCCATCGTCTTCGAGCCGCTGGGTGTGGGGCTGCCGCTGGGCGAGACGCTGTATCCGCAGCTGATCGAGCGCCTGGGACAGGGCATCCTGCGGTGTGCCGACGCCTGA
- a CDS encoding MarR family transcriptional regulator, which produces MMTDAVDRILAQWEKARPDLDCRPMGIFGRISRASRVFGSRMEQVFEKEGLSTVEFDILATLRRSQAPLTPTQLYQTLMLSSGAMSTRIDQLVKRGLLQRQASDEDRRSNRVALTEAGRHLIDSTLEAHVENQHRMASALDSDEQHQLACLLRKLMTDEQR; this is translated from the coding sequence ATGATGACAGATGCTGTGGATCGCATTCTTGCGCAGTGGGAGAAGGCTCGCCCCGATCTGGATTGCCGGCCGATGGGCATATTCGGGCGTATCAGCCGGGCAAGTCGCGTGTTTGGCTCGAGGATGGAGCAGGTATTCGAGAAGGAGGGCCTGTCGACTGTCGAGTTCGACATCCTGGCGACGCTACGACGTTCACAGGCGCCATTGACCCCGACTCAGCTGTATCAGACGTTGATGCTCTCTTCCGGTGCCATGAGCACGCGGATAGATCAGCTGGTGAAGCGAGGGTTGTTGCAGCGCCAGGCCAGTGATGAGGATCGGCGCAGCAATCGCGTCGCGCTGACGGAAGCAGGGCGTCATCTGATCGACTCCACTCTGGAAGCGCATGTCGAGAATCAGCACCGGATGGCGAGTGCGCTGGACAGCGATGAGCAACATCAGCTTGCCTGTCTGCTGCGCAAGCTGATGACTGATGAACAACGCTAG
- a CDS encoding GTP-binding protein — MNYPQVPLSQPLPVTVLSGFLGAGKTTLLNHILANREGRRVAVIVNDMSEVNIDAAMVRGAPGADNEVALNRAEEQLVEMSNGCICCTLREDLLIEVRRLAEEGRFDCLVIESTGISEPLPVAETFTFEDEDGQCLSSVARLDTMVTVVDGANFLIQYREAQSLAEAGESLGEDDERNVADLLVDQIEFCDVLLISKTDLLDAPKLAELSAVLRSLNPEAEILPMTKGAVPLNKVLDTGRFSFDRAQQAPGWLKEMRGEHVPETEEYGISSFSYHARVPFHPEKFHQLLHGDWFGGKLLRSKGFFWLATRPQFAGQWNQAGGIAHYGFGGMFWKAVPEVEWPEDPEYLESIREKWQEPFGDMRQELVFIGQNLDEARIRQALDECLLDDATLLAGKEAWRDLPDPFPAWE; from the coding sequence ATGAATTACCCACAAGTGCCCCTGTCTCAACCCCTGCCAGTGACCGTGCTGTCCGGCTTTCTGGGTGCTGGCAAGACGACGCTGCTCAATCACATCCTCGCCAACCGCGAAGGGCGCCGGGTGGCGGTGATCGTCAATGACATGAGCGAGGTCAACATCGATGCCGCCATGGTGCGTGGCGCGCCCGGTGCGGACAACGAGGTGGCGCTCAATCGTGCCGAGGAGCAGCTGGTCGAGATGAGCAATGGCTGCATCTGCTGCACGCTACGTGAGGACCTGCTCATCGAGGTACGGCGACTGGCCGAGGAAGGGCGCTTCGATTGCCTGGTGATCGAATCCACCGGCATTTCCGAGCCGCTGCCGGTGGCGGAAACCTTCACCTTCGAGGACGAGGACGGCCAGTGCCTCTCCAGTGTCGCGCGTCTCGACACCATGGTTACCGTCGTGGATGGCGCCAACTTTCTCATCCAGTATCGCGAGGCGCAGTCGCTGGCGGAAGCGGGGGAAAGCCTCGGTGAGGACGATGAGCGCAATGTCGCGGATCTGCTGGTCGATCAGATCGAATTCTGTGATGTGCTGTTGATCAGCAAGACGGATTTGCTCGATGCCCCAAAGCTTGCCGAGCTGAGCGCGGTGCTGCGCTCGCTCAACCCAGAGGCCGAGATTCTGCCCATGACGAAGGGCGCCGTGCCGCTTAACAAGGTGCTGGACACTGGCCGCTTCAGCTTCGATCGCGCGCAACAGGCACCGGGCTGGCTGAAGGAGATGCGCGGCGAGCACGTGCCGGAGACCGAGGAATATGGCATCTCGAGCTTCTCCTATCATGCGCGCGTGCCGTTCCATCCCGAGAAATTCCACCAGCTGCTCCACGGAGACTGGTTCGGCGGCAAGCTGCTGCGCTCCAAGGGCTTCTTCTGGCTGGCCACGCGGCCGCAGTTTGCCGGACAGTGGAACCAGGCCGGTGGCATCGCGCACTACGGGTTCGGCGGCATGTTCTGGAAGGCAGTGCCGGAGGTCGAATGGCCAGAAGACCCCGAGTATCTGGAGTCGATCCGGGAAAAATGGCAGGAGCCGTTCGGCGACATGCGCCAGGAGCTGGTATTCATCGGTCAGAACCTGGATGAAGCCCGTATCCGCCAGGCGCTGGACGAGTGCCTGCTCGATGACGCCACGCTGCTGGCGGGCAAGGAAGCTTGGCGTGACCTGCCGGACCCGTTCCCCGCCTGGGAATGA
- a CDS encoding DUF4440 domain-containing protein — MPHPTSPPLSERDAEFCINAATRTLERWAIAVTRGEKETLLSLYAEDAILVPTVADDVRENRQQRQAYFDGFLANEALACELGEYSPRVSRKLGTVVIGGHYTFEYRAADETVTIPARFLFTFEEILGEWKITGHHSSRLAG; from the coding sequence ATGCCCCACCCGACATCGCCACCGCTGAGTGAGCGTGACGCAGAGTTCTGCATCAATGCCGCGACGCGCACGCTGGAGCGCTGGGCGATTGCCGTCACTCGCGGGGAGAAGGAGACGCTTCTCTCGCTGTATGCAGAGGACGCGATCCTGGTGCCGACGGTCGCCGATGATGTGCGTGAGAATCGCCAGCAACGACAGGCCTACTTCGATGGCTTTCTCGCCAATGAAGCGCTGGCCTGCGAGTTGGGAGAGTACTCACCCCGAGTCAGTCGCAAGCTGGGTACCGTCGTGATTGGAGGGCACTACACCTTCGAATATCGCGCCGCTGACGAGACGGTCACGATTCCGGCCCGTTTTCTGTTCACCTTCGAGGAGATCCTCGGTGAGTGGAAGATCACCGGTCATCATTCCTCGCGACTGGCGGGATGA
- a CDS encoding GTP cyclohydrolase I FolE2, whose protein sequence is MTAILPDVSLTERSRSLSPLEWVGMQGIDLPVLIEEGDYRRELHAHVDAQVDLPMPHTKGIHMSRLYRLLDGLAEGEPLTPGNLQDVLAAMVASHHDCASRNTRVRLEFALLVKRPALVTPQLSGWKSYPVTLEASLREDSFTLQASVTVGYSSTCPCSAALSRQLIEQAFLAAHRNDTTLTPEQVAEWLTHNATLATPHSQRSEAQVQIELKPTAQDLGLIALIDVIEQAVATPVQTAVKRADEQAFAALNGQNLMFVEDAARRLINGLAISDGEAHVHVRHIESLHPHDAVAWGRRD, encoded by the coding sequence ATGACCGCAATACTCCCCGACGTTTCCCTGACCGAGCGCTCGCGCTCCTTGAGTCCCCTGGAATGGGTGGGCATGCAGGGGATTGATCTGCCTGTACTCATCGAGGAGGGCGATTATCGCCGTGAATTGCATGCCCACGTGGATGCGCAGGTCGACCTGCCGATGCCGCATACCAAGGGCATTCACATGTCGCGCCTTTACCGCCTGCTGGATGGGCTGGCGGAGGGCGAGCCACTGACCCCGGGCAATCTGCAGGACGTGCTCGCCGCGATGGTGGCAAGCCATCACGACTGCGCCTCGCGCAATACCCGCGTCAGGCTGGAATTCGCGCTGCTGGTGAAGCGTCCGGCACTAGTCACACCGCAACTCTCTGGCTGGAAGTCCTACCCCGTCACGCTGGAGGCCAGTCTGCGCGAGGACAGCTTCACGCTGCAGGCCAGTGTCACGGTGGGGTATTCCTCCACCTGTCCGTGCTCGGCGGCCCTGTCGCGCCAGCTGATCGAGCAGGCATTCCTGGCGGCTCATCGCAATGACACCACACTGACGCCTGAGCAGGTCGCCGAGTGGCTCACCCATAACGCCACTCTGGCCACGCCCCACAGTCAGCGTAGCGAAGCGCAGGTCCAGATCGAGCTGAAGCCCACGGCGCAGGATCTGGGGCTGATCGCGCTGATCGATGTCATCGAACAGGCCGTGGCCACGCCGGTCCAGACGGCCGTGAAACGCGCCGACGAGCAAGCCTTCGCGGCGCTCAATGGCCAGAATCTGATGTTCGTTGAAGACGCCGCACGCAGGTTGATCAATGGCCTGGCGATCTCAGACGGCGAGGCGCATGTGCATGTACGGCATATCGAAAGCCTTCACCCGCATGACGCCGTGGCCTGGGGTCGCCGCGACTGA